The following nucleotide sequence is from Cricetulus griseus strain 17A/GY chromosome 9, alternate assembly CriGri-PICRH-1.0, whole genome shotgun sequence.
TCATCTCCCATCCTCACAATCATGCAACAAGCAATCGTCTCTTCTTCTATCCCCACAGCTCACCTGCCTCAGATCACCTGCCTggaagtggcagagctgggagttgaacccaagGACTCTGACTTCCATCTCTTTTCTCTCCACCTGAGCTGAGTCTCATGAGCTGGAAGGAAGGAGCAGGAATGCCCTGCCATGGTCCTGTGTCCCAGCCTTGCCCATGTCACCACCATGGTGGGGCAGACCTACTGCAGACTCAGGTTCTGCAGGCCTCCTCTGTTAGTAGAGGCGTCATTCAAGGCCAGAACTGAAAGAAATTTACACACGTGGGCCAAGCCTCTCACTTTATACTCAGAGAACCAGCAGCCAGCTCAGAATGGGAAGGACTTGTCCAAGTCAGCATCTCCAGAAGCAGCTGTATCCAGCCCATAACTAGCTATTGCCCATCTGGGTACCACATCCAACAGGATGGTTACAGAGCCTTCTGGGGCCTGACTCAATGCAGGTAAGAGGTGATTTCTCAGGACCTTAGAGGGTGATGGGGAGATGAGTGCCTGGGATCCCTGCTCTTCATCTCATCCACCTGCCCCATCCTCCAGACTGAGCAAAAAGATCTCTCTCTGGACACCATCTTCTGAATCTCAACCTCTAAGTCCTGGGCTTCTTGGGTCTCTGTTGTGTTTGCCTCCCACAGTCACAAGCTAAGTGACAGAGAAATGTGGACTTTGGTGGGCTCAGGTGGGGTAGCCAGGGGATGGACCCTTCTTCCTTCACTTGAGGTGCCTGATACCTACCCGCTGTGGGCAAGGGACTTGAGTTTGGTGGGCTGGAGGATCCAATGTGTCCTTGGAAACAACAAAAGCAGGTGAGGGTTAGATGctaactcagagacctgcctctgTTGTCTGTCCTACATCTGCCCTGTAACCTCCCCAAGACCCTCACGCTGTCTGTCCCAAACCTAGATTGCAATAGAGGATGGAGTGGACATTACTTAAGGGACCCTGCTGTCATCCACTTCTCTGTCAGGGAAAGAGCCTTCTGACTCACCCTTCTTGTTGGCCCTTTAATCCCGCATAAGCCAAGGGCTCCCCTAGGGTTTGGATTGCAAGTCACCCTGAGAGTTCAGGGTCACCTCACCTGAGACAGAGAGCTCCACAGGGGCACTGGCATGTGACAACAGGTAGGGAGATGAGTCTTGAGACCTGTAGCACCTGTAGGTGCCTGAGAGGGCAGAGGTCACAGCACTCATGGAGAATTCTGCCTGGAACTCCCCATCTCGGAACTTTGATTTCATTCTCTGGGGTTGGTGTGCTGTTCCCTCCTTGGACAGAATGAAAGTGTCTGTTGTGTATGTTGACTGACACAGCAGGGTCACGTtgtctccagactgcactgtggAGTTTGGCTTCACTGAGAGGGAAGGCATGGCTAAAGACTGTCCTAAAGAGAGCAGACATAATGAGAGGCTGCCTTCAATGCTCTGAGCTGAAACTTCACATGGGTCAGCTCTGAGCACTTGTGACTCTGTCTTATCTCTGccttactctctctctcctgctccctgTCTCTCAATCTGTTCCTGAATAAgatccctcccctcatcccagcCTTCAGCTCTTAGGTCACCCATGCAGCTTATGCAGAGGTTAGGTATTGAATCTATTTATTACCTTACCTGTGATCATGATGTCCAGGGGATCACTGGAGGCTGACCACTCAGAGGAGAGGTTGTGTGCACCATAGCATCTGTATTGGCCTCCTGTAGAGCTGCTCACATAGCCCAGGGAGAAGTTGGCCAACGTGAggccaacctgggtcctctggccaTACCGCTTGGTGAAGATGTCTTCCCCCACCTTGTACAGAGCAAATCTGTCATAGTTGATGTCAGAGCAGCACTGCAGGGTGAGGCTCTCTCCAGGGTCCAGGAAATGGCCTTGGTGACTCAGCAGAGAGGGCTTCTTGGACAGACCTGGAGGGAAGGTGACAGGAGAGTGATTGAAGAGATGGTTTTTACcaaacacctattccttcccatCATGCCCTGTGCATGTCACTGCTTCTCCCCAGGTGTGGGACTCTGGCTCAGCAACCAGGACCTTCCTTTTATACTCTTTATCTCTGAATACCCAGTGGGAGAGGTCTGTTTTGAAGAGATTAGGGTGTCAAAAAAATTTAGTCAGTGATGGGGCTGACTGACCTGAGATGTGTATTTCCAGGGGCTCACTGGGTGCTGACCACAGCTGTGGGGTTTGCTTGTAGTAACCATAGCATCGGAATGTCCCTCTGTGGTCTGCTGTTACATGATCTATAGAGAATAAGGCTTGGTACTGCCTAACACTGTGTATATACTGTGAGTTCAGGGAGCTGgagaacttctgatcttccttggTGAGAATGAACTTGTGATAGCTCTCCTGTGAGACACACTGGAGAGTCATGTTCCCTCCTGAGGTCACCACAGGGCTGGGCAGTGCTGACAGACTGAGTTTCCTGTCATAGATTCCTAGGACAGAAGGAACAGACTGTTACATGTTATTACACAGTCACAATGCTGTCAGGGCTAGGCTTTAGGAGGGGATACTCCTGACAGTAGAGCCTGGGGCTGAGACCCTCACTGTCccctcacctgtcaccaccagttcCAGGGTGTCACTGGGCTCTGACCAGCCAGCTGAGCTGTAACAGTAACAGCGATATTGCCCCCCACTGTCCTCTGACACAGAAGGAATGGAGAACGTGGACTTGTTCCCAGGCTCTTTTGGGGTCTGTGTACCCCAGGTTTGTTGGCTTCCCTCTTTATGCAGAAAATACATTACTGCATCCAGGGTCCCCTGACACGAGATGTTCATGGGGCTTCTTAAGGCGACTACAGTGCCTGGCTCAGCCTTGATGGTGGGTTTGTGAAGGGTCCCTGCAAAGAAATAGGAGACATAGAGGTGGGTCTGTCTGAAAGTTGCTGAGAGAAAATCAGACATGCAGAaggtatttttcttctgtttaatttATTCTCCTGTAACAATACATCCTGAGTGCGGCCCtctcatctcccctctcccccagatccacggctcctctgtctcccttcagaACAGAGCGTGGTTCCCAGTGATATTAATGGAACATGACATAACAgcatgcagtaagactaggcGAACACCCTCCTATTAAGGCTAAGGAGGCAACCCAGTAGCAGGAAAAAGATCCTATGCAGGCAAAAGAGAGACTTCCAGACTCCTATTGTTATGTCTAACAAAAATCACAAGCTactcaggcagtggtggtgtacacactttaattccaacactcaggaagcaaatgcaggctcctgagttcaaggccagcctggtctgcagagtgactgccagggtagacagggctacacagtgaacccctaaaaaacaaaaaataaaaagacctcaGGGTAAATCAGCACAGCCTGTGTGCAGAGGGCTTAGGGAAGACCCATGCAAGAGCCtttttgctgcttcagtctctgtgagccctcagGATCCCTGCTGAGTTGATCCTGTGGGCTGTGATCTCCTGGTGTCCTGAGTGCTCTGGCTCCTGcaaccctttctctctctcttctgtggaaTTGCTGGAGCTCCGGTGGATGCCATTTAAGCTGAACAACAGTAGCAGGGGGCTCCATgacatttcctgtctgtcttggaCCTCCTAAGCTTTGCTGTCAGTCTCTCCCTTGGATTCTGTATCTtgtgtccctctgtctcccaCTGCCTGTGTCAATGGGCTCAGCAGCCCTGGCTCCTCACACCTCACACACCAAGACCTCCCTCAGCACCTGTGTCAATTCAGCAGCCTTCTAGGGAAGGACTGGGGTTTCTCACCTGAGACCAGGAGCTCCAGGGGGTCACTAGGTTCTGACCACACCAGTGGTCTGTTAATCTCAAAGCTGTAGCATCTGAATGTCCACCTTTGGCTAGAGGTCAGAGCATCCACAAGGAGTTGGGCCTGGTACCGCCGAGTAGAGTAGTTGTACTTTGATTGCCGTGTCCAGAAGACCTTCTGTGGTCCTTCATTAGTCAGAAAGAACTTGCAACTTTGTTGCCTTGAGACACACTGTAGAGTGACTTCCCCTCCTTCAGTCACCACAGGGCTGGGATGGGCTGACAGGCTGGGTTTACTGTAGGCCCCTAGGAGAGAAGAAGAATCAGTTAAATGTCCTCAAAGGCCCTCTTACCCTCCAGGGTTGTGAGGGAGTCATCCCTGTGGACAGAATACTTCTTGACAGACAAACCTGAGGCTGTGGACTCTGTGAGtcctctcacctgtcaccaccagctcCAGTGAGTTACTGTACTCTGACCATCCACCACGGGTCCTATATTGACAGGTATATTGGCCTGTTTTGTGAGGGTCTACTTCTGAGATTGAGAATTCAGCCTTGTTATTAGGATTTGGTAGTCTGTCTATGTGCCTTAAATATTGTCGATTTCTATACAGACGGTATTCTTGGGCTCCCGTGGTCCCTTCACACAAGAAGGTCACTGTAGTCTGCTCTGCGACCACAGTGTCTGGCTGTGCTTTGAGGATAGGTTTAGGGAGAGTTCCTGCAAGGAAAAGATCAGctaagatccaggacagccatctTCAGATTGCAGCTCCCCAACCCCAAACTCAGCCATTCCCAGGGGCAGCGAGCTTGAGTTTGTTTCCATCCTCACAGCCCAGCATGACTCCAGGAATGATGAGAAGTGATGTCAGGACATCTGCAGACACTCACTCACCTCCCAGCACTGGTGTCCCATGGCCCAGAGTCAGTCCTGGAAGAGAGTTCCCTGTGAGAGGTTTGTCCCTGAATCTTGAGAAGGTCCTCCCCTCTGCAGAACCTCCTGAGACCCTGGGGTTTTCTAACTGACCCGTGCTGGGCTGTGGGGCAGCATCAATCCCAGAGCACAGcatccctccccatctccacatCTCACCCAGACAGAGCAGAGCTGTGAAGGAGACGGTCATGGCATCTCCTCCTGGAGGCTGCAACTGTGCTCATGGGCAGAGCTACAGAGTCTGTCTGAAGGGGCCAGAGACATAGGGTGTGGCCTCTGGAGGCAGGGCCCTCCCCATGACATGGTTGTGCTTCAGCAGCCCCACAGGAAGGGGAACTGCCCTCTTCAGGAACCAGGCTGTGACTTCCCCAAGCCTGTGGCTGGGTCATGCAGTAGACTCCATCAATATTTAATGGATGCCATTTCCAAAATCCCATCAGTGTCTGTCTCATCTGTCCTCATCTTTGTCAGGACCAGGTGGTACCAGACATGAATGAATATTACACATAAGAAACACAAACTCTCAGGTGGGCTTGCCTTAttccttttcacatttttttatgTGAAATATTCTTCGTATTCAACATGTTTGAAGGTTTCAGTGAAGGGTCTGGCTGTGTTCCTCTGCATGGAATAAAACGTGTAGTGTGCTTCCTCAGAGTCTCATTGCTGGCTTACAAGTGTGCActagggactgcagagatggctcagaggttaagagaactggctgttcttccagaggtcctgagttcaattcccagcacccacatggtggctcacaactgtctatactgagatctggtaccctcttctggagAGCAggcatacatccaggcaaaacactatacataataataaatacatctttaaaaaaccaaaccaaaccacttGTGTGCTAGTTTTTCtgattgtttgtttcttttgttgtgtgtACTTTACATTACATCTTTAAATTACACTTATTCATTTACACgtatttctttaaattagacatatgtaataataaatgccattttttttcttttttcttttcttttttcaagacagggtttctctgtgtagctttgaagcctatcgtggcactcactctaggctggcctagaactcacagagatctgcctgcctctgcctccggagtgctgggattaacggcgtgcgccaccaccgcccggcggcTACCCTTATTTTAAGGAAGTTGACCACACAGAGGTGCAGGTGTGGGCAGCACTTGTGGGCAGCAGAGCCTTGTCATACTTGTCCTTCTGGAGAGACTGGCAAAGGGATGACTCTATGATGCTACCAACAGGTGCAGCACCAGATTCAGGGTGGGAATCTTTCTGGCCTTTGCCGTTGGTCAGGATTTATCCATCTCCAGTCTGCTGTCAGTAAATCCCAGCCACTGCTGGTCAGGTGAGATGCCTTCCTTGTCTTGGGTCTTGGTCTTGACATTGCCCATGGAGTCACTGGGCTGGACTCGAGGGTGATGGTCTTGCCCTTCAGGAACTTGCTAAATGCCTCCATCTATGTCTGTTTCACCCTGTCTTTGAAGAGAAAGAGAGTTCAGTAACAATAGTTTATTTCCCCTTACTTTTGGAGCCAGGGAATGATGGCAGGGCCTCCAGGATTCTAAGCACATACTCCTCCCTTGAGACACACCTACTTTCTCCTGCAATGTTCAATTTCTATCTTACCTTAAACTTATTTCATTTGCTATCTTTTTCTTATGTTTGTGGGTTTAAATATTATTGTTGCTGACTCGACACAGGTTCTCTGTagagccctggctctcctggagtTGGTTATGCAGAGCAGGTTGTGCTGgaactctctgcttcccaagtgtttggattaaatGTATGGCCACCACAGCCAGGCACCCTGAACAGCCTTCCtctggtagctgatggaagcagaagcagaacctGAGGTTCTAAGCACTgatccatactcctggaatccattggaagagagggaggagggatgagcaaagcagtgaagaccgtgctggagaaacctacagaaccagctgacctgacctaacGAGGGCACAGGGACCTCAGTCTTaaacctggggaaccagcattagatgaaccaagccctctgaatgtgggtgccagtcaggaggcctgggcagtctatgggacctctaacagtggagccagtatttatccctagagcacaaatggacattgggagaccattccctatggagggatactattgcagcccagatacacagaggagggcctaggcctttcccccaAATGGGTTGGtctggagcatgggaggatgggagggtaattcggaggattgatatgtaaaatgattgatatgtaaaatgaagccgggcggtggtggcgcacgcctttaatcccagcactcgggaggcagaggcaggtggatctctgtgagttccagaccagcctggtctacaagagctagttccaggacaagctccaaagccacagagaaattctgtctcaaaaaaataaaaaaaaggaagtgaaataattttccaattGATTGAAAATGTCATGTCATTATGTATTATGTTTTGATGGCTCACCTCccaccccttctttctccctcccgcTCTCTTACTGGTTCCCTCCTCACTGATCTGAtttgctttttccttccttctgtgatCTGCTGGTTGTTGAAAATCCCATGTCGTCCTCCCGTGCAGTTCAATTTGTGCTCCTCAAATGCTTGGACACAGTACCAGGGGCCACActgttaaagaaaactgagtctctACTgcttcttagattcttagttggggtccccTGCAGGTGAGTGTCAGTTTGGGGTGCTTGGGCTAGTATAGGGCTGGCAgtaaaaccagtatttatcctcaGTGCATGAATTAGATTTTTGtcgcccattccctatggaggaataccctctcagcctagatacagtggcggggggctaggtcctgccccaaatgatgtgacagactttgatgctcTCTCATGGGAGgaccctctctgaggagaggatgggTGGGGGGTGCAGTAGTAttggggagtgagagggaactgggactggaatgtaaaataagggttattttaatttaaataaaaattaataaaaagagaaacctgactctccctcccccaatatgggtaaaatgggaatcactcttcATCTATGGTGGGACACTGTGCCCATCTCCCATCCTCACACTGGGTTTGTTCTGCTTTGGGCTCACATGGGGATTGTAGCTGTCGTTACAAACACTGTGCGCTCAGATGTGCGACTGTCCTGCAGTGTCCTGAAAAGTGTTTATTGTCGTCCTCTACCACCCCTGGGTGTCACAATTTTCAACCTTCTCTTCAGTAATGGCCCCATGCTACAAAAGGTGTCACATGGGTAAAATTCTCTAACTTGGCATCGCTTCAAAGGCTGGGTCCAGGCCACACACATGTCCTCGTTGTCACATGGAGAATGAGATCGAGGTCGctgagtatttcccacttttgttGCTGAGCCAAAAAGACATCCTTAAATTCCTTTTTGTATCAATGTCTACATGAGTAATTATCATCTTGTAAGAGTATTGGGAGTTTCAGGGAATTCATATTAAGCAATGAGTTTGGGGTTTTCCTGGGCTACATATATCAAGCCCTACCTCATAAAAGGAGAGAAGTCCCCTAGAGTATGTTGTGGACatgatcaaatacattttatgcatgtaattatctttaaagaaataatgagaaTATGTTACTATAGAGCTCCCACACTGTGGATATGTCCCAAGTATTTCATCATATCTACTTCTAAGGGGATATTCCTTCCCCAACTCCTGTGTGTTTTGCCCTTTATGAATTGCCATGGCCAGTGTGTCACATGGCTATAGAGTCTCTTTTCTATTGATTCCATGAGCAGCTGTGTGTCCTGAGAATCAGTGATACAAGATTCCATTTGAACCAGTCAGGGTTGCTTTGAGTGCTGTGAGCTCATTCACACCAACCTCCCACAGGCGTCACTGTCAGTGAGAACAGGTGCTGCCCCCTCCTGGTTGTGTAGGGGAAGTTACTGAACAGCACTGTAGTTGGCTTGTATTCAGGAGTGTTAGCACCTgggctttgagctgtctttgtgATTGCTACCTTTGTGTTGGATACCGTCTATTTGAAGTCTGTATATCTTGGCATAATTGTCCCTGAAGTGTTCAAACCTATGCACAACTTGGTTGTAGGAGAACTCAGAAAACCGAGAGATCCGTTGACTGAGAATTGTTTTGGCATTTGTCTTCTTTGGGGACGTTCATATAAGAGGATTTGGTATGTGAAATTGCCTTGGTAAGGTGTAACTTGTATAACAATATAATAGTTTTGGGAAGCAAAAGTCAATCAGTTAACCACAGGCTGGTTCCCCTGCTGCTGCCAAAGCAAAACATCACTCTGCAGTGACCCCCCTTTTTTCATGTAACAGTGCAAGTGTGAACACAAACACTTTGACATCATAGGATGAAATACATATGATAAACTTGCCTCAGATGACTGACAGTCACACATGCCATCTCATCAGTCCTCTCTGACACCGGCAGGTCAGCTGTAGAGTTAGCAGAGGCATCACATTTGCTCGTGGATAAGAACCATCCAGGATGTAGGGTCACGATGTAGACTTGTACAAAGAGACAACACCACCCAGGGCTGAACTGTGACAGTGTCTCCTGAGAACAGGACCCTTTCTCTCCTGAGGGAAAGGTTGGTGACTGGACCACTGAGTGTCCTTTACTTTGTCATCATGAGCTACAGGTGTCACTGCTCTCTGAGGAGACAGTCCTTCTATGATGTAAATACTGTATAGACCTGTGCAATAATCTCTCATGGAAAGAATTGTTTACCTTGTCTTCTCCCAAAACATTGAATTTCCTTCCTAAAACGTGTATTTCTGTGACCTGCAGAGAGCCTAGACACTAGAGGTTCATAGATTCCACACAGGGTGTCAGAGTGTGTGGCCCAGACTGGATGATTTGCTGGAGGAACTGTCTGTGTTGAAATCAGAGACTGAGTCCTAGGACATTCTCCAATCACACTCACTATTTCAGGTTTCCTCAGAACCatcctttgtttctgctttttaaaaaaagattttatttacttattatgtatacaacattctgcttccatgtatatctgaaagagggcaccagatctcataacggatacaaccatgagccaccatgtggttgctgggaattgaactcaggccctctggaagagcaggcagtgctcttaacctctgaggcatctctccagcccagaaccaCCCTTTTATACAACTTCATGTGAGGTTTTCTCTGACACAGCATATCCTCACAGGGCAAAAACCATATTAAGCACTGAAGAGTTGCCTCAAAGTTTAATAAGAgtttggctgctcttccagaggataggGTGTTGTTTTCTATACCCACTTTATGTATCATCCATAAGAACAATTCCAGGAGACCAGATGCCCAAGTCTGACCTGATCTGAATGTCTACAGATACCAGGGTAGACATTCATTGAGGTGATACAccaatatacataatataaagaaaattgttttaaaaaatatgctcAAGAATATCCCTAATACATGTGCCCATCTCCCTCTTTTCATTATTCGATTTCAGACCCAGACAAATTATTAACAAGATGACCCATCACAAGTGGCCTGGATATT
It contains:
- the LOC100764224 gene encoding leukocyte immunoglobulin-like receptor subfamily B member 3 isoform X2, which translates into the protein MTVSFTALLCLGLTLGHGTPVLGGTLPKPILKAQPDTVVAEQTTVTFLCEGTTGAQEYRLYRNRQYLRHIDRLPNPNNKAEFSISEVDPHKTGQYTCQYRTRGGWSEYSNSLELVVTGAYSKPSLSAHPSPVVTEGGEVTLQCVSRQQSCKFFLTNEGPQKVFWTRQSKYNYSTRRYQAQLLVDALTSSQRWTFRCYSFEINRPLVWSEPSDPLELLVSGTLHKPTIKAEPGTVVALRSPMNISCQGTLDAVMYFLHKEGSQQTWGTQTPKEPGNKSTFSIPSVSEDSGGQYRCYCYSSAGWSEPSDTLELVVTGIYDRKLSLSALPSPVVTSGGNMTLQCVSQESYHKFILTKEDQKFSSSLNSQYIHSVRQYQALFSIDHVTADHRGTFRCYGYYKQTPQLWSAPSEPLEIHISGLSKKPSLLSHQGHFLDPGESLTLQCCSDINYDRFALYKVGEDIFTKRYGQRTQVGLTLANFSLGYVSSSTGGQYRCYGAHNLSSEWSASSDPLDIMITGQSLAMPSLSVKPNSTVQSGDNVTLLCQSTYTTDTFILSKEGTAHQPQRMKSKFRDGEFQAEFSMSAVTSALSGTYSAPVELSVSGHIGSSSPPNSSPLPTAGLEMYLKALIGVSVAFLLLLSILIFLLHRRRCQGKFRKDAQKETELQLPAGAAETVTRDRGRQKRSNPAAATQEENLYASVEDMKPEDGVNLDSLRPPEEEPQGEIHDQVKDTRLRRAEAVLASVRSREVPETKEEQAEEGRETDTQAAESEDPQDVVYAQLCSRSLRQGTAARPRSQAAEAPEEPTVYAALAVTRPSPVPNKEEQ